A section of the Phycodurus eques isolate BA_2022a chromosome 4, UOR_Pequ_1.1, whole genome shotgun sequence genome encodes:
- the emg1 gene encoding ribosomal RNA small subunit methyltransferase NEP1, producing MAAANGKKRGLEHLDEYEPKAAKHLRSLHDRMAERRLVVILEGSSLETVKVGKTFELLNCDQHKNIIIKSGRNPGNVRPDITHQCLLMLMDSPLNRAGLLQVYIHTEKNALIEINPQTRIPRTFSRFCGLMVQLLHKLSVRASDGNQRLLKMIKNPVSDHLPPGCPRISTSFSAGEAVCPRSVVPEGPAAVVIGAFAHGAVNVDYTEKTVSISNYPLSAALTCAKMCSAFEEVWGVL from the exons ATGGCGGCCGCCAACGGGAAGAAGCGTGGCCTCGAACATTTGGACGAATATGAACCAAAAGCTGCCAAACATCTCCGCAGCCTGCACGATCGCATGGCGGAGAGGCGACTGGTTGTCATTCTGGAGGGCTCATCGCTGGAGACAGTCAAG GTTGGCAAAACCTTTGAGCTGTTGAACTGCGAccaacacaaaaacatcataATCAAAAGTGGAAGAAATCCAGGAAATGTTAGACCAGATATCACACATCAG TGTCTGCTCATGTTGATGGACAGTCCACTGAACAGAGCAGGCCTGCTGCAGGTTTACATCCACACTGAGAAGAACGCACTAATTGAGATCAACCCGCAGACGCGCATCCCCAGAACCTTTTCGCGCTTCTGTGGCCTTATGG TTCAGCTGCTGCACAAGTTAAGTGTGCGAGCGTCCGACGGTAATCAGAGGCTCctgaaaatgataaaaaatcCTGTGTCAGACCACCTGCCGCCCGGGTGCCCGCGCATCTCCACCTCCTTCTCCGCCGGAGAGGCCGTGTGCCCCCGCTCCGTGGTGCCAGAGGGGCCGGCGGCCGTGGTCATTGGAGCATTTGCACATGGAGCG GTGAATGTTGACTACACCGAGAAGACCGTGTCTATCAGTAACTACCCGCTCTCTGCCGCACTCACCTGTGCCAAGATGTGCTCGGCTTTTGAGGAAGTTTGGGGTGTCTTGTGA
- the kel gene encoding kell blood group glycoprotein isoform X2, with the protein MDYATKDIHMLRMSETLEPELSAGQSSQPEPERVLHPPALLQLNLPNQDPAEAQPQTELKLQKWPPQRQQEPDLENQQPNERTKPAWIKRSCTLSLLILGFCLCAIFLTTYYSLRHGNQSQEVLVIPCDSPACQRASVHLSMSADPFTHPCDYFLFSCRSNRPSPDVQGQQREKSRRDIKEKRTLDRKTELLQYLREILESNDGLASSAVQKAKGFYRTCLDTKSLDIAGVEPFLALIRKLGGWSVSGQWNQTDFNSTLSVLMRDYDTFPFFNVYVDEDPTDTAGKRTKRYIQIDQPDLLIPIEWNNETEKTQVTRETLLPFLALCDRHLALLGAPPGSGIIHVGAFISLSSELAVAEAPLSHRSSKGQLYQRLTIKELQHKAPAIDWLGCLQAAFHSQPLFEDDHILLHNLPYIVQMSHIISNWMSGHELSSSGPLHTFMVLNLLHTLLPALDSRFSDTPNNLSADLGDTGVRQRNLHSKTNALSELFTAAPRWKRCVLETERGFNGVLAHLFREDVTGREAEELSKNILSSFKSQLHELKWSDKKTLQFVMNKVQSVTPRIVTISIHSFFSNYLQLLSLLQKRRSGLLHADSDDADILPPSPSLLGNELIIPMGMFIPPRFHPTYPRAMNYGVMGFLLAKDLLHVLLPDIHAKSATVGALGQCVWSSYRTVTYKDSEALPLPAAQQQEVWVHYSALQIALKAYQKSLKKQPADTSISGFSRTRLFFMAFSQVNCDADQYHHLMPLEPSFLITAICAKSRLCPPNLQCPKTTPRHSSHGC; encoded by the exons ATGGACTACGCCACCAAAGACATCCACATGCTAAGAATGAGTGAAACTCTTGAG CCTGAGTTATCAGCGGGGCAGTCATCACAGCCAGAACCCGAGAGGGTACTTCATCCCCCAGCTCTGTTACAGCTGAATCTCCCCAATCAAGACCCCGCAGAGGCCCAGCCACAAACCGAACTGAAGCTTCAGAAGTGGCCACCACAGCGACAACAAGAGCCCGACCTTGAGAACCAGCAACCCAATGAACGAACTAAACCAGCGTGGATAAAGCGCAGTTGTACGCTCTCTCTCCTCATTCTGGGTTTCTGTTTGTGCGCTATTTTCCTTACTACTTATTACTCTCTTCGTCACGGGAACCAGAGCCAGGAAGTCCTTG TCATTCCGTGTGACTCCCCAGCCTGCCAGAGAGCCTCAGTCCATCTCTCCATGTCTGCAGACCCCTTCACACACCCCTGTGACTACTTCCTGTTCTCATGCAGATCCAACAGACCTTCGCCTGATGTGCAGGGgcaacagagagaaaaatccAGAAGAGACATAAAAGAAAAGAGGACACTGGACAGAAAGACTGAGCTTCTGCAGTATCTCAGGGAGATTTTGG AATCAAATGATGGGCTTGCAAGTTCAGCTGTGCAGAAAGCTAAAGGGTTCTATCGCACCTGTTTGGACACCAAGTCCTTGGATATTGCGGGAGTGGAGCCTTTCCTCGCACTCATCCGCAAA CTTGGAGGTTGGTCAGTCTCAGGCCAGTGGAATCAGACCGACTTCAACTCCACCCTCAGCGTGCTGATGAGAGACTACGACACCTTCCCTTTCTTCAACGTATACGTCGACGAAGACCCTACGGACACGGCTGGCAAGAGGACCAAACGATACATACAG ATCGACCAGCCTGACCTGTTGATCCCTATTGAATGGAACAACGAGACTGAGAAGACTCAAGTTACAAGGGAG ACGCTGCTTCCTTTCTTGGCTTTATGCGATAGGCACCTGGCGCTGCTGGGGGCCCCGCCGGGCAGCGGCATTATCCACGTTGGCGCATTCATCTCGCTGTCTTCAGAGCTTGCTGTGGCCGAAGCACCTCTGAGCCACCGCAGCTCCAAAGGGCAGCTCTATCAGCGCTTGACCATCAAGGAGTTACAG CATAAAGCCCCAGCTATTGACTGGTTGGGTTGCCTGCAGGCTGCGTTCCATTCACAGCCACTCTTTGAAGACGACCACATCCTCCTGCACAACCTGCCTTATATCGTGCAGATGTCCCACATCATCAGCAACTGGATGAGCGGGCACGAACTGAGCTCCAG CGGCCCCCTCCACACGTTCATGGTGCTCAACTTGCTGCACACCCTACTGCCCGCTCTGGACTCAAGATTCTCAGACACGCCGAATAATTTGTCAGCGGATCTGGGTGACACAGGAGTGAGGCAACGCAATCTTCACTCAAAAACAAACGCTTTGAGTGAGCTCTTCACAGCGGCCCCTCGCTGGAAACGCTGCGTGCTGGAAACCGAGCGAGGATTCAACGGGGTTCTGGCACATCTGTTTAGAGAAGACGTCACTGGCAGAGAG GCAGAGGAGCTTAGTAAAAACATCCTGTCTTCCTTCAAGTCACAACTGCACGAGCTCAAGTGGAGCGACAAGAAGACTCTCCAGTTTGTTATGAATAAG GTTCAGTCCGTAACTCCAAGAATT GTGACCATCAGCATCCACAGCTTCTTCTCAAACTACCTGCAGCTGCTGTCCTTATTGCAAAAGAGGCGCAGTGGACTCTTGCATGCGGACAGTGATGACGCTGATAT tctaccaccatctccATCTCTTCTGGGCAATGAGCTGATCATTCCCATGGGAATGTTTATCCCTCCTCGCTTCCATCCCACATACCCAAG AGCTATGAATTACGGCGTGATGGGTTTCCTTCTGGCCAAAGACCTCCTTCACGTGCTTCTACCTGACA ttcaCGCCAAGAGTGCAACGGTGGGTGCTTTGGGGCAGTGTGTTTGGTCAAGCTACCGCACCGTGACCTACAAGGACAGTGAGGCGCTTCCGCTACCTGCAGCTCAGCAGCAGGAAGTGTGGGTACACTATTCGGCACTGCAGATAGCGCTGAAG GCATATCAGAAGAGTCTGAAGAAGCAACCGGCAGATACGTCCATCTCAGGATTCTCACGCACTCGTCTGTTTTTTATGGCATTCTCTCAG GTCAACTGTGACGCTGACCAGTATCACCACTTGATGCCTCTGGAGCCGTCCTTCCTCATCACAGCCATCTGTGCCAAATCTCGTCTTTGCCCCCCAAACCTGCAATGCCCTAAAACAACTCCGCGACATTCGTCGCATGGATGCTGA
- the kel gene encoding kell blood group glycoprotein isoform X3 translates to MDYATKDIHMLRMSETLEPELSAGQSSQPEPERVLHPPALLQLNLPNQDPAEAQPQTELKLQKWPPQRQQEPDLENQQPNERTKPAWIKRSCTLSLLILGFCLCAIFLTTYYSLRHGNQSQEVLVIPCDSPACQRASVHLSMSADPFTHPCDYFLFSCRSNRPSPDVQGQQREKSRRDIKEKRTLDRKTELLQYLREILESNDGLASSAVQKAKGFYRTCLDTKSLDIAGVEPFLALIRKLGGWSVSGQWNQTDFNSTLSVLMRDYDTFPFFNVYVDEDPTDTAGKRTKRYIQIDQPDLLIPIEWNNETEKTQVTRETLLPFLALCDRHLALLGAPPGSGIIHVGAFISLSSELAVAEAPLSHRSSKGQLYQRLTIKELQHKAPAIDWLGCLQAAFHSQPLFEDDHILLHNLPYIVQMSHIISNWMSGHELSSSGPLHTFMVLNLLHTLLPALDSRFSDTPNNLSADLGDTGVRQRNLHSKTNALSELFTAAPRWKRCVLETERGFNGVLAHLFREDVTGREAEELSKNILSSFKSQLHELKWSDKKTLQFVMNKVTISIHSFFSNYLQLLSLLQKRRSGLLHADSDDADILPPSPSLLGNELIIPMGMFIPPRFHPTYPRAMNYGVMGFLLAKDLLHVLLPDIHAKSATVGALGQCVWSSYRTVTYKDSEALPLPAAQQQEVWVHYSALQIALKAYQKSLKKQPADTSISGFSRTRLFFMAFSQVNCDADQYHHLMPLEPSFLITAICAKSRLCPPNLQCPKTTPRHSSHGC, encoded by the exons ATGGACTACGCCACCAAAGACATCCACATGCTAAGAATGAGTGAAACTCTTGAG CCTGAGTTATCAGCGGGGCAGTCATCACAGCCAGAACCCGAGAGGGTACTTCATCCCCCAGCTCTGTTACAGCTGAATCTCCCCAATCAAGACCCCGCAGAGGCCCAGCCACAAACCGAACTGAAGCTTCAGAAGTGGCCACCACAGCGACAACAAGAGCCCGACCTTGAGAACCAGCAACCCAATGAACGAACTAAACCAGCGTGGATAAAGCGCAGTTGTACGCTCTCTCTCCTCATTCTGGGTTTCTGTTTGTGCGCTATTTTCCTTACTACTTATTACTCTCTTCGTCACGGGAACCAGAGCCAGGAAGTCCTTG TCATTCCGTGTGACTCCCCAGCCTGCCAGAGAGCCTCAGTCCATCTCTCCATGTCTGCAGACCCCTTCACACACCCCTGTGACTACTTCCTGTTCTCATGCAGATCCAACAGACCTTCGCCTGATGTGCAGGGgcaacagagagaaaaatccAGAAGAGACATAAAAGAAAAGAGGACACTGGACAGAAAGACTGAGCTTCTGCAGTATCTCAGGGAGATTTTGG AATCAAATGATGGGCTTGCAAGTTCAGCTGTGCAGAAAGCTAAAGGGTTCTATCGCACCTGTTTGGACACCAAGTCCTTGGATATTGCGGGAGTGGAGCCTTTCCTCGCACTCATCCGCAAA CTTGGAGGTTGGTCAGTCTCAGGCCAGTGGAATCAGACCGACTTCAACTCCACCCTCAGCGTGCTGATGAGAGACTACGACACCTTCCCTTTCTTCAACGTATACGTCGACGAAGACCCTACGGACACGGCTGGCAAGAGGACCAAACGATACATACAG ATCGACCAGCCTGACCTGTTGATCCCTATTGAATGGAACAACGAGACTGAGAAGACTCAAGTTACAAGGGAG ACGCTGCTTCCTTTCTTGGCTTTATGCGATAGGCACCTGGCGCTGCTGGGGGCCCCGCCGGGCAGCGGCATTATCCACGTTGGCGCATTCATCTCGCTGTCTTCAGAGCTTGCTGTGGCCGAAGCACCTCTGAGCCACCGCAGCTCCAAAGGGCAGCTCTATCAGCGCTTGACCATCAAGGAGTTACAG CATAAAGCCCCAGCTATTGACTGGTTGGGTTGCCTGCAGGCTGCGTTCCATTCACAGCCACTCTTTGAAGACGACCACATCCTCCTGCACAACCTGCCTTATATCGTGCAGATGTCCCACATCATCAGCAACTGGATGAGCGGGCACGAACTGAGCTCCAG CGGCCCCCTCCACACGTTCATGGTGCTCAACTTGCTGCACACCCTACTGCCCGCTCTGGACTCAAGATTCTCAGACACGCCGAATAATTTGTCAGCGGATCTGGGTGACACAGGAGTGAGGCAACGCAATCTTCACTCAAAAACAAACGCTTTGAGTGAGCTCTTCACAGCGGCCCCTCGCTGGAAACGCTGCGTGCTGGAAACCGAGCGAGGATTCAACGGGGTTCTGGCACATCTGTTTAGAGAAGACGTCACTGGCAGAGAG GCAGAGGAGCTTAGTAAAAACATCCTGTCTTCCTTCAAGTCACAACTGCACGAGCTCAAGTGGAGCGACAAGAAGACTCTCCAGTTTGTTATGAATAAG GTGACCATCAGCATCCACAGCTTCTTCTCAAACTACCTGCAGCTGCTGTCCTTATTGCAAAAGAGGCGCAGTGGACTCTTGCATGCGGACAGTGATGACGCTGATAT tctaccaccatctccATCTCTTCTGGGCAATGAGCTGATCATTCCCATGGGAATGTTTATCCCTCCTCGCTTCCATCCCACATACCCAAG AGCTATGAATTACGGCGTGATGGGTTTCCTTCTGGCCAAAGACCTCCTTCACGTGCTTCTACCTGACA ttcaCGCCAAGAGTGCAACGGTGGGTGCTTTGGGGCAGTGTGTTTGGTCAAGCTACCGCACCGTGACCTACAAGGACAGTGAGGCGCTTCCGCTACCTGCAGCTCAGCAGCAGGAAGTGTGGGTACACTATTCGGCACTGCAGATAGCGCTGAAG GCATATCAGAAGAGTCTGAAGAAGCAACCGGCAGATACGTCCATCTCAGGATTCTCACGCACTCGTCTGTTTTTTATGGCATTCTCTCAG GTCAACTGTGACGCTGACCAGTATCACCACTTGATGCCTCTGGAGCCGTCCTTCCTCATCACAGCCATCTGTGCCAAATCTCGTCTTTGCCCCCCAAACCTGCAATGCCCTAAAACAACTCCGCGACATTCGTCGCATGGATGCTGA
- the zyx gene encoding zyxin: protein MESSSSSKPVMVTSSLNFKVTTPSFYNQPKKFASVAPPQPKSTTPPSAPSPTPMPVGTGVIGRVGDLPPPPPSLCDDFPPPPPPPPMDDDLPAPPPECQITPLASEAPPPAFPAPPPVADDLPLPAAPEESARLTSFPTPPPPPPPPPPAATATSFPSGVGHIQRAVTKQTSLDKQIDSLTDLLSEMETRGPFNPKLPNQYSAAPSPKPAGPPPTAPKPALSFLPPPEMGDRPPPAPWAEELKARTNRQANHDSPPPPVAKSPFGARITTSSSSLAKKLNQNLNQAPYSGSGPQKTPPPSGTSTFSPVPDSPPAPAAPPESVAPNHMKSPQFVGQNRNPPAAVPPPQPKTMASPSPCSLNQPMKSPPASTPSPPGPVLTSGGGAPLNMREVEELERMTKDFIKKMDAHPPVGPAPPTDVCGKCGEALSRTQPAVRAMEKLFHSNCFCCITCHHPLQGMQFYDRDGSPECEDCYMNSLAMCSRCGERITDRVLKAVGQCFHSHCFRCSTCSCILEGAPFITDDNNNPYCVQDYHRRFSPLCVSCNEPIIPAPGSEETVRVVALDKNFHLKCYRCEDCARPLSIEADENGCYPLDGRILCMKCHAKRAK, encoded by the exons ATGGAGAGCTCAAGCAGCAGCAAGCCGGTCATGGTGACGTCCTCCCTCAACTTCAAAGTCACCACGCCGTCCTTTTACAACCAGCCAAAGAAGTTCGCCTCTGTGGCCCCACCGCAGCCCAAGAGCACGACTCCGCCCTCCGCGCCGTCACCAACGCCAATGCCTGTGGGCACAGGCGTGATCGGACGTGTTGGAGATCTTCCCCCACCGCCCCCCTCGCTCTGTGATG ATTTCCCaccccctcctccacctcctccaatGGATGATGACTTGCCGGCCCCTCCCCCTGAATGCCAGATCACACCGCTGGCCTCAGAAGCCCCCCCGCCGGCCTTCCCGGCTCCCCCACCCGTAGCAGATGACCTTCCCTTACCTGCCGCCCCTGAGGAGAGTGCCCGTTTGACGAGCTTCCCCacaccccctcctcctcccccaccACCTCCACCCGCCGCCACTGCTACCAGTTTTCCCAGCGGTGTTGGGCACATTCAG AGGGCTGTGACCAAGCAAACAAGCTTGGATAAGCAAATCGACTCTCTGACAGACTTGCTTTCCGAAATGGAGACGCGGGGGCCCTTCAACCCTAAG ttGCCAAACCAGTATTCTGCAGCACCATCCCCCAAACCAGCCGGTCCTCCACCAACAGCCCCCAAGCCAGCCCTCTCTTTTCTCCCTCCTCCCGAGATGGGAGACCGCCCACCTCCTGCGCCCTGGGCAGAGGAGCTCAAAGCTCGGACGAACCGACAGGCCAACCACGACTCGCCACCACCACCAGTAGCCAAGTCCCCATTTGGAGCAAGAATAACCACTTCGTCTTCCTCGCTGGCGAAAAAACTCAACCAGAACCTGAACCAGGCTCCCTATTCAGGCAGTGGTCCGCAGAAAACTCCCCCCCCGTCTGGCACCAGCACTTTCTCCCCAGTTCCAGACTCTCCGCCTGCACCTGCAGCACCGCCTGAAAGTGTGGCCCCCAATCACATGAAGAGTCCTCAGTTTGTCGGTCAGAACCGAAACCCGCCCGCTGCCGTGCCTCCTCCCCAACCTAAGACCATGGCGTCCCCTTCACCCTGCTCCTTGAATCAACCAATGAAATCCCCCCCTGCATCCACG CCATCACCCCCTGGTCCAGTGTTAACCTCAGGAGGAGGCGCACCGCTCAACATGAGGGAAGTGGAGGAACTTGAGAGAATGACCAAggacttcattaaaaaaatggacgCTCACCCACCTGTTGGCCCTGCCCCACCAACTG ACGTATGCGGCAAGTGTGGCGAGGCACTGTCCCGCACTCAGCCGGCCGTGCGGGCCATGGAGAAACTTTTCCACTCCAACTGCTTCTGTTGCATTACATGCCATCACCCCCTGCAGGGCATGCAATTCTACGATAGGGATGGCTCTCCTGAGTGTGAGGACTGCTACATG AATTCTCTGGCGATGTGTTCCCGATGCGGGGAGAGAATCACGGATCGTGTGCTGAAGGCGGTCGGTCAGTGTTTCCATTCCCACTGTTTCCGCTGCAGCACCTGCTCTTGCATACTGGAGGGGGCGCCCTTCATCACCGACGACAACAATAACCCCTACTGTGTCCAGGATTACCACAG GCGTTTCTCGCCGCTGTGTGTCAGCTGCAACGAGCCCATTATTCCAGCACCAGGCAGCGAGGAGACGGTTAGAGTTGTGGCTCTCGACAAGAACTTCCACCTTAAGTGTTACCGCTGCGAA GACTGTGCTCGCCCTCTCTCCATAGAAGCGGACGAGAACGGCTGCTATCCGCTGGATGGTCGTATCCTGTGTATGAAGTGCCACGCCAAGCGAGCCAAGTAG
- the kel gene encoding kell blood group glycoprotein isoform X1, which produces MDYATKDIHMLRMSETLEPELSAGQSSQPEPERVLHPPALLQLNLPNQDPAEAQPQTELKLQKWPPQRQQEPDLENQQPNERTKPAWIKRSCTLSLLILGFCLCAIFLTTYYSLRHGNQSQEVLVIPCDSPACQRASVHLSMSADPFTHPCDYFLFSCRSNRPSPDVQGQQREKSRRDIKEKRTLDRKTELLQYLREILESNDGLASSAVQKAKGFYRTCLDTKSLDIAGVEPFLALIRKLGGWSVSGQWNQTDFNSTLSVLMRDYDTFPFFNVYVDEDPTDTAGKRTKRYIQIDQPDLLIPIEWNNETEKTQVTRETLLPFLALCDRHLALLGAPPGSGIIHVGAFISLSSELAVAEAPLSHRSSKGQLYQRLTIKELQHKAPAIDWLGCLQAAFHSQPLFEDDHILLHNLPYIVQMSHIISNWMSGHELSSSGPLHTFMVLNLLHTLLPALDSRFSDTPNNLSADLGDTGVRQRNLHSKTNALSELFTAAPRWKRCVLETERGFNGVLAHLFREDVTGREAEELSKNILSSFKSQLHELKWSDKKTLQFVMNKVQSVTPRIVSTKENSSEAELDLLYSEVTISIHSFFSNYLQLLSLLQKRRSGLLHADSDDADILPPSPSLLGNELIIPMGMFIPPRFHPTYPRAMNYGVMGFLLAKDLLHVLLPDIHAKSATVGALGQCVWSSYRTVTYKDSEALPLPAAQQQEVWVHYSALQIALKAYQKSLKKQPADTSISGFSRTRLFFMAFSQVNCDADQYHHLMPLEPSFLITAICAKSRLCPPNLQCPKTTPRHSSHGC; this is translated from the exons ATGGACTACGCCACCAAAGACATCCACATGCTAAGAATGAGTGAAACTCTTGAG CCTGAGTTATCAGCGGGGCAGTCATCACAGCCAGAACCCGAGAGGGTACTTCATCCCCCAGCTCTGTTACAGCTGAATCTCCCCAATCAAGACCCCGCAGAGGCCCAGCCACAAACCGAACTGAAGCTTCAGAAGTGGCCACCACAGCGACAACAAGAGCCCGACCTTGAGAACCAGCAACCCAATGAACGAACTAAACCAGCGTGGATAAAGCGCAGTTGTACGCTCTCTCTCCTCATTCTGGGTTTCTGTTTGTGCGCTATTTTCCTTACTACTTATTACTCTCTTCGTCACGGGAACCAGAGCCAGGAAGTCCTTG TCATTCCGTGTGACTCCCCAGCCTGCCAGAGAGCCTCAGTCCATCTCTCCATGTCTGCAGACCCCTTCACACACCCCTGTGACTACTTCCTGTTCTCATGCAGATCCAACAGACCTTCGCCTGATGTGCAGGGgcaacagagagaaaaatccAGAAGAGACATAAAAGAAAAGAGGACACTGGACAGAAAGACTGAGCTTCTGCAGTATCTCAGGGAGATTTTGG AATCAAATGATGGGCTTGCAAGTTCAGCTGTGCAGAAAGCTAAAGGGTTCTATCGCACCTGTTTGGACACCAAGTCCTTGGATATTGCGGGAGTGGAGCCTTTCCTCGCACTCATCCGCAAA CTTGGAGGTTGGTCAGTCTCAGGCCAGTGGAATCAGACCGACTTCAACTCCACCCTCAGCGTGCTGATGAGAGACTACGACACCTTCCCTTTCTTCAACGTATACGTCGACGAAGACCCTACGGACACGGCTGGCAAGAGGACCAAACGATACATACAG ATCGACCAGCCTGACCTGTTGATCCCTATTGAATGGAACAACGAGACTGAGAAGACTCAAGTTACAAGGGAG ACGCTGCTTCCTTTCTTGGCTTTATGCGATAGGCACCTGGCGCTGCTGGGGGCCCCGCCGGGCAGCGGCATTATCCACGTTGGCGCATTCATCTCGCTGTCTTCAGAGCTTGCTGTGGCCGAAGCACCTCTGAGCCACCGCAGCTCCAAAGGGCAGCTCTATCAGCGCTTGACCATCAAGGAGTTACAG CATAAAGCCCCAGCTATTGACTGGTTGGGTTGCCTGCAGGCTGCGTTCCATTCACAGCCACTCTTTGAAGACGACCACATCCTCCTGCACAACCTGCCTTATATCGTGCAGATGTCCCACATCATCAGCAACTGGATGAGCGGGCACGAACTGAGCTCCAG CGGCCCCCTCCACACGTTCATGGTGCTCAACTTGCTGCACACCCTACTGCCCGCTCTGGACTCAAGATTCTCAGACACGCCGAATAATTTGTCAGCGGATCTGGGTGACACAGGAGTGAGGCAACGCAATCTTCACTCAAAAACAAACGCTTTGAGTGAGCTCTTCACAGCGGCCCCTCGCTGGAAACGCTGCGTGCTGGAAACCGAGCGAGGATTCAACGGGGTTCTGGCACATCTGTTTAGAGAAGACGTCACTGGCAGAGAG GCAGAGGAGCTTAGTAAAAACATCCTGTCTTCCTTCAAGTCACAACTGCACGAGCTCAAGTGGAGCGACAAGAAGACTCTCCAGTTTGTTATGAATAAG GTTCAGTCCGTAACTCCAAGAATTGTGAGTACAAAAGAAAACTCTAGTGAGGCTGAGCTTGACCTGCTTTATTCAGAG GTGACCATCAGCATCCACAGCTTCTTCTCAAACTACCTGCAGCTGCTGTCCTTATTGCAAAAGAGGCGCAGTGGACTCTTGCATGCGGACAGTGATGACGCTGATAT tctaccaccatctccATCTCTTCTGGGCAATGAGCTGATCATTCCCATGGGAATGTTTATCCCTCCTCGCTTCCATCCCACATACCCAAG AGCTATGAATTACGGCGTGATGGGTTTCCTTCTGGCCAAAGACCTCCTTCACGTGCTTCTACCTGACA ttcaCGCCAAGAGTGCAACGGTGGGTGCTTTGGGGCAGTGTGTTTGGTCAAGCTACCGCACCGTGACCTACAAGGACAGTGAGGCGCTTCCGCTACCTGCAGCTCAGCAGCAGGAAGTGTGGGTACACTATTCGGCACTGCAGATAGCGCTGAAG GCATATCAGAAGAGTCTGAAGAAGCAACCGGCAGATACGTCCATCTCAGGATTCTCACGCACTCGTCTGTTTTTTATGGCATTCTCTCAG GTCAACTGTGACGCTGACCAGTATCACCACTTGATGCCTCTGGAGCCGTCCTTCCTCATCACAGCCATCTGTGCCAAATCTCGTCTTTGCCCCCCAAACCTGCAATGCCCTAAAACAACTCCGCGACATTCGTCGCATGGATGCTGA